The genomic window CTTTCTGCGTATCCCGCTCGCGGCCGACTTCTCCGAGCCGGAGCGCCAGGTAGACGGGGGATATCTGTCCGAAATGCAGGTACATGCTCATGTGCGACACGGCGCCGGCGTGCGGCTGATTTCGGTCCTCCGTGTATCGGCCGATATCATCCCGCAAAAAAGTCTCGAATAATTCTTTTGCGCGGCTTGTCCCTCCGCGGTAGTACCGGGTCACGGAAGGAACCGAGCGATCGGCGCGCAGCTTGCGCAGGACCCTCGCCGTGTCCGTGACGTCCATGCCGTTCAGATCCGCATCGAGGGACGATTTGCGCAGCTCGGCAGGGGCCGGTTCCGTCAAAAACGAGCGGGCGTGGGTGTGAACCCTCGGCCGCAGCGTGCGCGCCGCGTATTCGGCCTTGCTGGACGCGGTTTCGACCGGAACGATCGCGTCGGCCTCCACCTGCACCACCGGACAGGGAGCCGCGGCCGCCACGGCGGCGCGCCAGAGCGCCTGGTGCCGCATATACCCACGATCGCAGACCAGGAACGATGCCTCCGATGCGGCCGCCAGGGCGGCGTCCGGGGGGGAAGCGTGCATCACGACCAGTTTGATCCCGCGCGCCTGCAGGGACGCCCCGGTTTCCTCGAGCCCTTCAAGCATGAACGTATAATGCCGAAGGTTGGCTTCGGGGTAATCGCCGGTGAGGCCGAATACGACCACCAGCGGTTGCCGGAGCGAATTCGCCCGGTGAGCCGCGTATTCCAGGGCGTGGTTGAACTCGCTCCGCTGGGATTGCTGCATCCAATAAAGGACGTAAGCGCCTTTGGAGCGCTTCTGCCGGTTGAGGAACGTGATCCTCTCCGCCTCAACGTCCGATCGTTCCACCTGGTGTCCTCTCCCTGCTCGACGCCTCTCGATGGGCGTCTCCCCGCCGGGTCCGAATCGCCGGGCGGATTCCCGGCACGGATGGCGCCGCCGGAGGGGTCAATCGACCTTGGGCCTGGGATACAGTCCCGCGCGCTCCACGATCTCGGGAACCTTCTCCTCCCATTCGATCGCCATGATGTGAAAGCCGGCGACGCCTTTCACTTCCTTCAGTTCCTGGATGTGTTCGATGCAGATGTTGATTCCCTCATCGGGCTGTTTTTCCTTGGGGACTCCCTGCAGCCTTTTGATGATGTCATCCGGAACGTCCATTCCCGGGACCCGATTTTTCATGTACTTGGCCATACCCACCCCCTTCATGGGCGTAAACCCGGCGAGGATATGAACCTTTTCGTGGAGTCCCCGGTCGACGATGCCCTGCATCCACTTCTTGAACTTGTCCAGGTTGTAGATGCACTGGGTCTGGATGAATTGCGCTCCCGCCGCGACCTTTTTGGCCAGGCGCGAAACCCGGACATCGAACGGATCGGCGAACGGGTTTTCGGCCGCTCCGATGAACATCTGAGGGCACGTTTTCAACTCGGCTCCGCTCAGCAGCTTGGCGTCGTCGCGCATCAACTTCACGGTCTGAATGAGCTGGGTGGAATCGAGATCGAAAACGTTGGCCGCTTCCGGGTGATCGCCGAAGCTCTGGTGGTCGCCGGTCAGGCACAGCACGTTGTTGATCCCGAAGGACGCCGCTCCGAGCAAGTCGCTCTGGAGCCCGATGCGGTTCCGATCGCGGGTCACCATCTGAAGCACCGGTTCGAGGCCCATGATTCGGAGCCGGATGCAGGAGGCGAGGCTGCACATCCGAACCACCGCCGTCTGGTTGTCGGTGACGTTGATCGCATCCACGTGACCGGCGACGTGTTTGGCTTTCTCTTCCACGACACCGCCATCGCAGCTCCTGGGAGGCCCGCATTCGGTGGTGACGCCAAAGTGTCCGGCAGCAAGAATCTTTTGCAGTTTGCTTGGGGTGGTTGTGCTCATTGGCGCGAGACCTCCCTGATGATCTTTCGTGGGCCGCCGTCGCGGCTTGTTTTCCAATTCTTGGGACTGACGGGTTTCTCGAACCGGTCCAATTGTCCCAAGACCTTCAGACGGTCGTAGATGAGCTGCCATCCACAGGCGATTTCCTTGTTCACTTCGCATTTCCCGTCCGAGGAGCCACCGCAGGGACCATTGGCCATCCGCTTCGAGCACCGGGCGATGGGGCAGATGCCTCCCGTGCTGGCCAGCATGCATTCTCCGCAGGCCGCGCACCGCTCCGTCCAGACCCCAGGTTCTTCCGTCACCCCGATGAAACAGGTGTCCACTCCGGGAAGAATCGGCTTGGTCTCATACATTTCCGCCAGGAACTGAACCCCCGCGCCGCAGGCGAGCGAAACCACGGCATCGTACTTGCCTATCCCGTCCCGCAGTTCCTTGATGTACTCCTTGTCGCACTGGCGCGTGAGACTGATCTCCCCTATCTCCATGTCTTGCCCGGTCTTTTTGAAATACATCCGGAGCGCCGATGCCAGGACTTCCACTTCCTTCATTCCCCCGGCTTCACAGACCGTCACGCAGCCGTTGCAGCCGGCGATCAGGATTCTCTTGAAATCCTTGATCTCGTCAACGATTTCTTCAATGGGTTTCGCTTTGGCCATGATCATTAGGCAGTCTCCTTCGCGTCACCTTGACGCTTTATGGGGTTGGGCCCCAACTGTCGGATCTTTTCCGTCATTTCCACCGCAATCTCGGCAAATCTCGGACCTTCCCCGGCGGACAGATTGTACATCACGACCCGCTCGGGTTCGATCCCGATGCTTTTCAAAATTTCCTGCACGTAGTCCACCCGCTTTCTGGCCCGGAGATTCCCGGCCTGGTAATGGCAGTCTCCCTCCAGGCACCCGGCGACGAAAACTCCGTCGGCACCCTTTTCGAGGGTTCTCAGAAGGTGGATCGGAGCCACACTGCCGGTGCAGGGCACCTTTACAATCCTGATGTTGCTGGGGTAACTCAATCGCATGGAACCTGCCAGGTCCGCTGCGGAGTATGCTCAATAGGTA from Syntrophobacter fumaroxidans MPOB includes these protein-coding regions:
- a CDS encoding methylenetetrahydrofolate reductase, with translation MSTTTPSKLQKILAAGHFGVTTECGPPRSCDGGVVEEKAKHVAGHVDAINVTDNQTAVVRMCSLASCIRLRIMGLEPVLQMVTRDRNRIGLQSDLLGAASFGINNVLCLTGDHQSFGDHPEAANVFDLDSTQLIQTVKLMRDDAKLLSGAELKTCPQMFIGAAENPFADPFDVRVSRLAKKVAAGAQFIQTQCIYNLDKFKKWMQGIVDRGLHEKVHILAGFTPMKGVGMAKYMKNRVPGMDVPDDIIKRLQGVPKEKQPDEGINICIEHIQELKEVKGVAGFHIMAIEWEEKVPEIVERAGLYPRPKVD
- a CDS encoding methylenetetrahydrofolate reductase C-terminal domain-containing protein — encoded protein: MIMAKAKPIEEIVDEIKDFKRILIAGCNGCVTVCEAGGMKEVEVLASALRMYFKKTGQDMEIGEISLTRQCDKEYIKELRDGIGKYDAVVSLACGAGVQFLAEMYETKPILPGVDTCFIGVTEEPGVWTERCAACGECMLASTGGICPIARCSKRMANGPCGGSSDGKCEVNKEIACGWQLIYDRLKVLGQLDRFEKPVSPKNWKTSRDGGPRKIIREVSRQ
- a CDS encoding hydrogenase iron-sulfur subunit; translated protein: MDQFEPVIVSFCCTYUAYSAADLAGSMRLSYPSNIRIVKVPCTGSVAPIHLLRTLEKGADGVFVAGCLEGDCHYQAGNLRARKRVDYVQEILKSIGIEPERVVMYNLSAGEGPRFAEIAVEMTEKIRQLGPNPIKRQGDAKETA
- a CDS encoding deoxyribodipyrimidine photo-lyase, with protein sequence MERSDVEAERITFLNRQKRSKGAYVLYWMQQSQRSEFNHALEYAAHRANSLRQPLVVVFGLTGDYPEANLRHYTFMLEGLEETGASLQARGIKLVVMHASPPDAALAAASEASFLVCDRGYMRHQALWRAAVAAAAPCPVVQVEADAIVPVETASSKAEYAARTLRPRVHTHARSFLTEPAPAELRKSSLDADLNGMDVTDTARVLRKLRADRSVPSVTRYYRGGTSRAKELFETFLRDDIGRYTEDRNQPHAGAVSHMSMYLHFGQISPVYLALRLGEVGRERDTQKAAFLEQLLVRRELALNFVHHTRNYDSYECLPRWARETLARHRKDRREFRYGRQELENLRTHDEYWNAAMTEMKFTGYMHNHMRMYWGKKILEWSETPEEAFQTILALNNKYFLDGRDPNSYAGAGWVLGLHDRPWKERPIFGTVRYMAASGLERKCDIKGYVEEMKRLRAGATQPRATAG